In Papaver somniferum cultivar HN1 chromosome 1, ASM357369v1, whole genome shotgun sequence, a genomic segment contains:
- the LOC113297283 gene encoding O-acyltransferase WSD1-like → MTSNQPKEAQAFSLEGEMYCDNQLYQPLSPSSQCIHTSILSLCIVAVAESEILINPSKISGTLRNDLLRVNPRFSSVVVTDNKRYQWWKNVEVQVEDHVIIPDFPTGLSQETYTQHFNTYLSKISQDVLPEKQPLWDIHIFNYPTRENVQGSLIFRMHHALGDGFSIMGAIFSCLKRADNPSLPLTFPAAGPSKSSTVKNTALKKMGSLVSGFWNSTAGFAWSVLQSTVLEDDQTVIRSCTPGLEFMPADITTMSFSLDQIRQVKSKVGGSVNDVVVGLVFYGSHLYSQAVVDEKVLVSSSTGSRKTALVLLNTRMVNGYRSLEDMVDKDLWGNHFSFIHLAIPSGGNAGGGTNDQENEVDPLSFILKAKKTIKKNRNSLSVYLNSALLRLMGSIKGPQAVSQYVHSTLRNTSMAISNLAGPTEKMVIAEHPIQNIYFTVSGCPQSLLFTVLSYMGKLTLVMRTEKGFINSKLLASCMEEAFKKIFEDACGKGALDRMTPAY, encoded by the exons ATGACTTCAAACCAGCCCAAAGAAGCACAAGCATTCTCACTAGAAGGGGAAATGTATTGTGATAATCAACTTTATCAGCCTCTTAGCCCGTCTTCACAATGCATCCACACATCAATCCTTTCTCTCTGCATCGTCGCAGTCGCAGAGTCCGAAATCCTTATCAACCCATCTAAAATCTCAGGAACCCTCAGGAACGATTTGTTACGAGTTAACCCACGATTCTCATCTGTCGTAGTAACAGACAACAAAAGATATCAATGGTGGAAAAATGTGGAAGTTCAAGTTGAAGATCATGTTATCATACCTGACTTCCCCACAGGGTTATCACAAGAAACTTACACTCAACATTTCAATACCTACTTGTCCAAAATAAGCCAAGATGTTCTTCCAGAGAAACAACCATTGTGGGATATCCATATCTTCAACTACCCAACAAGagaaaatgttcaaggaagtttAATTTTTAGGATGCACCATGCACTTGGCGATGGATTCTCAATCATGGGTGCAATCTTTTCTTGTCTTAAAAGAGCTGATAATCCTTCTCTTCCGTTAACTTTCCCTGCTGCAGGGCCCTCAAAATCATCTACTGTTAAAAACACAGCTCTGAAGAAAATGGGGAGCTTGGTATCAGGGTTTTGGAACAGTACAGCTGGTTTTGCGTGGAGTGTGCTTCAGAGCACAGTACTGGAAGATGATCAAACAGTCATTAGGTCTTGTACGCCTGGTCTTGAGTTCATGCCCGCTGATATCACCACCATGTCTTTCTCTCTTGATCAGATTCGTCAAGTCAAGTCCAAGGTTGGAGGG TCTGTAAATGATGTTGTAGTGGGGTTAGTATTCTACGGATCCCATTTGTACAGCCAAGCTGTCGTGGACGAAAAGGTACTCGTGTCCTCGAGTACTGGCTCACGTAAAACAGCATTGGTGTTATTGAACACGAGGATGGTGAATGGATATCGCAGCCTAGAAGACATGGTAGATAAGGATCTGTGGGGAAATCATTTCTCTTTCATTCATTTGGCTATCCCTTCAGGTGGTAATGCTGGTGGTGGTACTAATGATCAAGAAAATGAAGTAGATCCACTCAGTTTCATCTTGAaagcaaagaaaacaataaagaaaaaCAGGAATTCCTTGAGTGTTTATCTCAACAGCGCCCTGCTCAGATTGATGGGAAGTATCAAAGGCCCTCAG GCAGTATCTCAATACGTACACTCAACACTGCGGAACACAAGCATGGCCATTTCGAATTTAGCAGGCCCAACGGAGAAAATGGTAATAGCAGAGCACCCAATACAAAACATCTACTTCACAGTATCAGGATGTCCTCAG AGTCTCCTCTTCACTGTATTGAGTTACATGGGAAAGCTGACGCTAGTGATGAGAACTGAAAAGGGATTTATCAACTCAAAGCTGCTTGCATCCTGCATGGAGGAGGCTTTCAAGAAGATCTTTGAAGATGCTTGTGGGAAGGGCGCTCTGGATAGGATGACTCCTGCCTACTAG
- the LOC113297294 gene encoding uroporphyrinogen-III synthase, chloroplastic-like, which produces MALISLLSLSSSSSSSSCFSSSSSLSQFSSHRKFLPKPVKIRAASSSDSSLKPKVVVTREQGKNVKLINALAKHGINCFELPLIQHTQGPDLDRLTTVLRGTSFDWIVITSPEAGLVFLNAWKEAGSPKVQVGVVGAGTAAMFKDVLQSPQQSLNITFSPSKATGKVLALELPKHGSGRCTVLYPASMKAGNEIETGLTARGFEVTRLNTYSTVPVYDVDQMVLAQALSAPVVAVASPSAIRAWVNLISEAESWDNAVACIGETTALSAKRLGLKNVYYPTNPGLEGWVGSILEALSVPGEIKKELVC; this is translated from the exons ATGGCTCTAATTTCTCTCCTGTCTCTCTcctcctcttcatcttcttcttcgtgtttctcttcttcttcatcactgtcTCAGTTTTCTTCGCACAGGAAATTTCTTCCGAAGCCTGTAAAAATCCGAGCTGCTTCATCCTCAGATTCTTCTCTGAAACCGAAGGTGGTGGTGACACGAGAACAAGGAAAGAACGTGAAACTCATTAATGCCCTC GCGAAACATGGGATTAATTGCTTTGAGCTACCTCTCATCCAGCATACACAAGGACCTGATTTGGATAGGCTTACTACTGTATTACGAG GGACTTCATTTGACTGGATCGTTATAACTTCTCCTGAGGCAGGATTAGTATTTCTCAATGCATGGAA GGAAGCTGGGAGCCCAAAAGTTCAGGTAGGTGTTGTTGGAGCTGGTACAGCAGCCATGTTTAAGGACGTACTACAGTCACCACAGCAATCCCTGAATATCACCTTCTCACCGTCTAAAG CAACTGGCAAGGTATTAGCTTTAGAGCTTCCTAAACATGGGAGTGGAAGATGCACTGTCCTTTATCCCGCTTCAATGAAAGCTGGAAATGAGATTG AGACGGGGCTGACTGCTCGTGGATTTGAGGTCACAAGGCTAAATACTTACTCAACG GTTCCAGTCTATGATGTAGATCAAATGGTTTTGGCGCAAGCACTCTCTGCTCCAGTTGTTGCCGTTGCTTCTCCATCAGCAATTAG GGCTTGGgtcaatcttatatcagaagcaGAGAGTTGGGATAATGCTGTTGCCTGCATCGGCGAGACAACTGCTTTGTCAGCTAAAAGATTAGGTTTGAAGAATGTCTACTACCCAACAAATCCTGGCCTTGAAGG GTGGGTTGGTTCCATCCTAGAAGCCTTGAGTGTGCCTGGTGAAATAAAGAAG GAATTGGTTTGCTGA